The nucleotide sequence CCAGTTTGGTGCGGACCACCGTCACCATTGCCTCTATTGTGGACAGTCCCTGGGCGATGGCCACCGAGACGCGGTGGTGGCCGTCGATGATGAAGTGCAGCTCGCCGACGCGGTAGACCTCGATCGGCGGGATCTCCTCGCCGCGGCGGGCGGCCAGGGCCAGGCGTTCCCAGCGCTCGCGGACGCGGGCCGACGTCGGGCGGAAGCGGCGGTCGAAGTCGCGGCTGCGGTCGACCGTGCCGACGATCGACTCCAGCTTGATCACCCGCAGCCCGATCCGGTGCTCGCCCAGATAACCGAGCGCCTCCACCACCTCGTGGAACGGCAGCATGATGTTGACGTCGTCGGGTTCGCGGCGCAGCCACGTCGAAAGCCGCGAGAGCACCTGGCCCCGGCGCGCGCGGAGGAAGTCGTTCTCCGCGTCGGCGCGGGGAAATCCCGTCTCTTTCATGAGAACTCCATGATCCGGTGGCCCACCACGTTGCGGATCCGGGTCGTACCGGCGACCCGGTCCGGCACCGGCTCGCCGTGGGGGTGGATGTGCCCGTGCAGCAGCCACTTCGGGCGCAGCGCCGCGATCGTCGAGTGCAGGCACTTGAACCCGCGGTGCGGCGGATCCGGGCGGTCGCCCAGGTCCAGCGGCGGCGAGTGCGTCAGCAGGATGTCGACGTCGCGCCCGTCGCGCCACCGCCGCAGCCGGGCGCGCCGGACCAGGCCGCGGGCGCGCCGCGCCTGCTGGCGCTGCGTCCACTGGTTCGGCCCGTCGTTGTAGCGGATCGAGCCGCCGAGCCCGGCGAACCGCAGCCCGGCGACGTCGACGACCCGGCCGTCGGCGTTGATGCCGCCCGCCGGGCCGGGCCACGCCGCGGGGAAACCGTCCTTCATGGACAGCCCGCCGTAGCGGGTGTAGCCGCTCAGGTCCGGGTCGTGGTTGCCGGGCACGAACACGCACGGGACGTCGAGCGCACTGGCCAGGAACGCCAGGTAGTCGTAGGGCAGGTCGCCCGCGCCGATGACGAGGTCGACGGAGACGGCGCGGACCGCGTCGGTCCACAACCGCTCGTCGACCTCGTCGGAGACGACCAGCGCTTTCGGCATGGACCCAGGGTACGACCCCGGGACGTCACTTCATGCCGTGCGCGAACCCCGGGTCGGCGACGATGACGAAAGTGATGACGAAGATCCAGACGAGGCTGAGCGCGAGCGCCCAGAACTTCAAGTTGGACAGCATGCGAGGCATCACGAATTCTCCGAATCCGGTGGGAAAGAAAGGGGACCTAGAGCCAGCCGTTCTTCCGGAATATTCGGTACAGCAACAGGCAGATCGCCAGGATCACGGTGATGACCAGCGGGTACCCGAACTTCCAGTGCAGTTCGGGCAGGTAGTCGAAGTTCATCCCGTAGATGCCCGCGATCATCGTCGGCACGGTGATGATCGCCGCCCACGACGTGATCTTGCGCATATCGGTGTTCTGCTGCAGCGAAATCTTCGCGACGGTCGCGTCGACCAGGGTGGACAGCAGTTCGTCGAACGCCGCGACCCGCTCGGACACCGTCGTGAGGTGGTCGGCGACGTCGCGGAAGTACGAGCGGACGTCGTCCGGCACCAGCCGCGTGTAGCCCTCGGCCAGGCGCTGGATCGGCGTGGCCAGCGGCATCACCGCCCGGCGCAGCTCGAGGACCTCCCGCTTCATCAGGTAGATCTGCTCGGCGCTGACCTGCGAGCGGGGCGCGAAGACCTGCGCCTCCATGACGTCGATGTCGTTCTCGATCCGGCCCGTGACATCGAGGTAGTGGTCGACGACGTGGTCGGCGATGGCGTGCACGACCGCGGACGGGCCCAGCTGCAGCCGCTCCGGGTCCTCGTCCAGTTCACGGCGCAGCCGCGCCAGCCCCGAGTGGTTCCCGTGCCGCACGGTGATCACGAAGTCGCGGCCGAGGAACACCATCAGCTCGCCGGTTTCGACGATCTCGTTCGCCGTGGTCGGCGACTCGTGCTCGACGTACCGCACGGTCTTGACCACCAGGAACAGCGTGTCGTCGTAGCGCTCCAGCTTCGGCCGCTGGTGCGCTTCGAGCGCGTCCTCGACCGCCAGCTCATGCAGCCCGAACGTGTCCGCGACGCCCTGGATCTGCTGGGCGTCCGGCTCGTGCAGGCCGATCCAGACGAACCCCTCGTGCCGCTTCCGGACCTCCTTGATCGCCTCGGTGTGGGTCCAGCGGCCGGGCAGGCGCTCACCGCCGACGTACACCGCGCAGTCGACGACGTACGCGGACAGCGGCACCGGGATCGGGCGGACCGGGACGGCGTTCTTGTTGCCGCGGCCGCGAAGGCCGCCGAGCGAGGGAATGGCAGGCATGGGATCTCCTGGTGTCGTGCGTGGTCGTGCGAGACGACGGACCAGGGGCGGAAAGGCGTCCGCCCGGCGACACACCAGCGTTCCCGGGGGAGAGAAGGCCTACCGAGAGATGAGCCGGCCGGCCGGTGAGGTGGGAACGCTGGGACTACTAGGGAGCGGACTATCGCCACTACTCATCGGGTTCCTCACCTCCTTCGGGCCGGGTGCGACAGTGGTGGGGCTCGCGTTGACGCGCGAACACCGATGGTTGAGGGTACTCCTCACTACGGATGCGTGTCGTACCAGCCTCAAGCGGCGTTACGCGGAACGGGAGAGAACGAGTGCAGTTCGGTCGGTACTACGAGGAGTTCGAGGTCGGTGCGGTCTACAAGCACTGGCCGGGCAAAACGGTCACCGAATACGACGACCACCTGTTCTGCCTGATCACGATGAACCACCACCCGCTGCACCTCGACGCGCACTACGCCGAGGAGACGACCGACTTCGGCAAGAACGTCGTGGTCGGCAACTACGTCTACTCGCTGCTGCTCGGGATGTCGGTGCCCGACGTTTCCGGCAAGGCCATCG is from Amycolatopsis mediterranei and encodes:
- a CDS encoding metallophosphoesterase family protein, whose product is MPKALVVSDEVDERLWTDAVRAVSVDLVIGAGDLPYDYLAFLASALDVPCVFVPGNHDPDLSGYTRYGGLSMKDGFPAAWPGPAGGINADGRVVDVAGLRFAGLGGSIRYNDGPNQWTQRQQARRARGLVRRARLRRWRDGRDVDILLTHSPPLDLGDRPDPPHRGFKCLHSTIAALRPKWLLHGHIHPHGEPVPDRVAGTTRIRNVVGHRIMEFS
- the corA gene encoding magnesium/cobalt transporter CorA, whose product is MPAIPSLGGLRGRGNKNAVPVRPIPVPLSAYVVDCAVYVGGERLPGRWTHTEAIKEVRKRHEGFVWIGLHEPDAQQIQGVADTFGLHELAVEDALEAHQRPKLERYDDTLFLVVKTVRYVEHESPTTANEIVETGELMVFLGRDFVITVRHGNHSGLARLRRELDEDPERLQLGPSAVVHAIADHVVDHYLDVTGRIENDIDVMEAQVFAPRSQVSAEQIYLMKREVLELRRAVMPLATPIQRLAEGYTRLVPDDVRSYFRDVADHLTTVSERVAAFDELLSTLVDATVAKISLQQNTDMRKITSWAAIITVPTMIAGIYGMNFDYLPELHWKFGYPLVITVILAICLLLYRIFRKNGWL
- a CDS encoding ParB N-terminal domain-containing protein, whose product is MKETGFPRADAENDFLRARRGQVLSRLSTWLRREPDDVNIMLPFHEVVEALGYLGEHRIGLRVIKLESIVGTVDRSRDFDRRFRPTSARVRERWERLALAARRGEEIPPIEVYRVGELHFIIDGHHRVSVAIAQGLSTIEAMVTVVRTKLDPGGIRHRGDLIVKDYRRLFLERVPLTGHARASVIVSDPWDYAKLGEHVEAWGFRLMQDEGKFCDRASVAQRWFEEEFVPVVGMLRQAGLIGDRTDAEAYMWVAAERYRLIRTHRWDDEVIEKLRSRQS